A genome region from Drosophila simulans strain w501 chromosome 2R, Prin_Dsim_3.1, whole genome shotgun sequence includes the following:
- the LOC27207697 gene encoding uncharacterized protein LOC27207697 → MIKLFAVFFLLTMSPPSSYSTIVDDVYNCIRLQLKALQFFVGSKDINFQCVGLCAYDIIRNVTPIDLPKGEEPEICHSMNEYGKCKYAAGFRKCLPPKLDERFWKDLFTRI, encoded by the exons ATGATCAAGTTGTTTGCCGTGTTCTTCTTGCTGACCATGAGTCCGCCATCGTCTTACTCTACTATA GTAGACGATGTGTATAATTGTATACGGCTTCAGCTTAAGGCATTACAATTCTTTGTGGGTTCAAAggatataaatttccaatgtGTTGGATTATGTGCATATGATATTATCAGAAATGTTACACCGATTGATCTACCTAAAGGCGAGGAACCCGAAATATGTCATAGCATGAATGAATACGGCAAATGTAAGTACGCCGCTGGATTCCGAAAGTGTCTTCCACCAAAATTAGATGAAAGGTTCTGGAAAGATCTTTTCACACGAATATAA
- the LOC6734577 gene encoding uncharacterized protein LOC6734577: MPYTWLVLLSICFIGHMTDSQLVYKFNKVECQVNQARVKNVSCNVKPINWNTALVNMDCYLISPIINPTVRVQVFMKDYSNQYKPFLIDATFKLCEVVERKNFLPYGVMVWELFQRFTNAKSCHISGQLSAKNGYLNTSYVPPFPHGLKPN; this comes from the exons ATGCCATACACGTGGCTGGTGCTTCTGAGTATCTGCTTCATTGGGCACATG ACGGACTCCCAGTTGGTATACAAATTTAACAAGGTCGAGTGCCAGGTCAATCAGGCGCGTGTAAAAAATGTTTCCTGCAATGTGAAGCCGATCAATTGGAATACGGCGTTGGTTAACATGGATTGCTATCTAATTTCCCCAATAATAAACCCAACA GTTCGAGTGCAAGTGTTTATGAAGGACTACAGTAACCAGTACAAGCCATTCTTGATTGACGCGACTTTTAAGTTATGCGAGGTGGTCGAAAGGAAGAATTTTCTGCCCTATGGCGTCATGGTTTGGGAACTTTTCCAACGTTTCACGAATGCTAAAAGCTGCCATATATCG GGTCAGTTAAGTGCAAAGAACGGGTATCTGAACACCAGTTACGTGCCACCATTTCCCCACGGACTAAAACCGAACTAG
- the LOC6734576 gene encoding uncharacterized protein LOC6734576, protein MKVFIGLVLLMAVASLSSALFESEARECAKKLGITPDYFENFPHSSRVKCFYHCQMEKLEIIANGVVTPFDLKVLNISPESYDKYGVKVKPCLRLSHRDKCELGYLVFQCLKREFNL, encoded by the exons ATGAAAGTATTCATTGGCCTGGTTCTGTTGATGGCTGTCGCTTCGCTGTCATCTGCTTTATTC GAATCTGAAGCAAGGGAATGTGCTAAAAAACTGGGCATTACCCCAGATTACTTTGAAAATTTTCCGCACAGCAGTCGAGTGAAGTGCTTTTATCactgccaaatggaaaaacttgaaataattgccaatGGTGTGGTAACTCCTTTCGATTTGAAAGTACTAAACATATCACCGGAGAGCTATGATAAGTATGGTGTAAAGGTTAAACCCTGCCTCAGACTATCGCATCGCGACAAATGTGAGCTTGGTTATTTGGTGTTCCAGTGCTTGAAACGAGAATTCAACTTGTAA
- the LOC123327105 gene encoding uncharacterized protein LOC123327105, whose translation MNGLLVVTVLLIIGPLYVFPLQDDVKEECIQEVGLNKENLRSKVNCYFRCIFERQNVIVNGTINLFYIKGAKTCEDIQNDDPCRQAFLLQRCLKANLSDEEFSLLAPYYHYPRFD comes from the exons ATGAACGGGCTGCTTGTCGTGACTGTCTTGCTGATCATCGGTCCACTATACGTTTTTCCTCTTCAA GATGACGTTAAAGAAGAGTGCATACAAGAGGTTGGTTTGAACAAAGAAAACTTGCGTAGCAAAGTCAATTGCTATTTTAGGTGTATATTTGAAAGGCAGAACGTGATTGTCAATGGAAcgatcaatttattttatattaaggGCGCAAAAACTTGCGAAGACATACAGAACGACGACCCATGTAGACAAGCATTTCTACTTCAAAGGTGCCTCAAAGCAAACTTGAGTGATGAAGAATTCTCTCTGTTGGCACCATATTACCACTACCCGCGTTTTGATTGA
- the LOC6734575 gene encoding nephrin isoform X1 — translation MQFWITLTFAVLLATTICHVMAAVTAPTPAAQVASPTVQKFHLTPHDLQILEGTDTLLRCEVSNRAGKVQWTKDGFALGFSAVIPGFPRYSVLVDAKQNAYNLQIKNATLEDDAEYQCQVGPAAGNPAIRANAKLSIVAAPSSIVIEGYARNARVEVEERQNLTLHCIAENANPAAEIVWFQGEVPVSTAPIVTVNQTAPKRFTTSSTLHLQPRAEDDYKEFSCEARHKALPPDVPMRAQVQLSVLYPPGAPFFEGYSQGETLHRGQEVQIACRSRGGNPPAQLTWYRNGVAISSPQRTSGRLSENVYKFTAAAEDNGANLVCEAKNLLATTPLRAELNLTVLYAPKDVYLSGANQAKVGDSVQLSCVTAPSNPQARISWSINGRPLDNSTYKTTSSSDGGWVSSSNISLTIDSQSRTFIAVCHALNTELTQNVVGSHTVNVLYPPSPPLLTGYNDGDILISGSILKLQCSSAGGNPPPTLQWYKNDKIINAPSKLVDSKITSELSLLVNASDNNAIYKCKVQNAAIDIPLFATKTLGVHFPPETVKISVVPKNLVPGIRAKLICDSSSSNPPAKISWWKDGIPVEGLNLANRPGLWGGSVSTLEMYVNITQDLDGIVYTCQSHNEVLQRSVHETISLDILYPPKFETPQSTTFVGVEGAPFHVELLASGNPMVISYTWTKDGLPISSNSLSGQRLISDGPRLNISRLSRNDAGVYICEALNSQGTALLEIQVAVEYAPTITAVSEGRSFVAGEPAVLACHIQARPLEAAHVRWSRDGYDLATRTISSFENGTALLQIASVERSDIGNFTCIVDNQRGAPAAQNVLLVVQTAPEIDHSPGFTRYAARLGVRAQLICRSLASPQPSFIWRRHGKDLKMQRRNKFKSVERQVDALNFESALLIENTSPDDYGQYECVVRNALGQASTTLEFSKPSRPDAPLQLRVGNVSDTGVDLNWTPGFDGGMQTYFRLRLKQHGEDKYKYVDAKPGYQNISLDGLKPGATYYFSVMAANEAGGSKFMPDIKLTLSKGSQPHSAEYTEKDELPNVMIIGITSAAMVLLVLNAALVAWFVIRRQNKSQSEAEPSNDDVYSKDDSQSVYKLPITALQADVQKKAAASTYLVENVDIIQSTAYPPKYQESSMCTPPYPLCNPDFTRTLPNPKRHSQRNSATGMIEGMQMRSKDDHMLISNGLYIPSPSPASSLVIKGSYISSPSPAPPADGSYFNMSDKYMSYPPVTY, via the exons ATGCAGTTTTGGATAACTCTGACATTTGCCGTGCTCTTGG CTACGACCATCTGCCACGTAATGGCCGCAGTTACTGCTCCAACTCCGGCTGCTCAGGTGGCATCCCCAACTGTGCAAAAGTTTCACCTGACGCCCCACGATCTGCAGATACTCGAGGGCACCGACACCCTCCTGCGCTGCGAAGTGTCCAATCGGGCGGGAAAAGTCCAGTGGACCAAGGATGGCTTTGCGCTGGGATTCTCGGCGGTAATTCCCGGATTCCCACGCTATTCTGTGCTGGTGGATGCCAAACAGAATGCCTACAATCTGCAGATCAAGAACGCCACGCTGGAGGATGATGCCGAATACCAGTGCCAGGTGGGTCCTGCTGCTGGAAATCCCGCCATTCGTGCCAATGCCAAGTTGAGCATAGTGGCTGCTCCAAGTAGCATCGTTATCGAGGGCTATGCCCGGAATGCCCgagtggaggtggaggagcgCCAGAATCTTACGCTGCACTGCATCGCCGAGAACGCCAATCCGGCGGCGGAGATTGTCTGGTTCCAGGGCGAAGTTCCAGTCTCTACGG CCCCCATCGTGACGGTGAATCAAACTGCCCCGAAGCGATTCACAACTAGCTCCACTTTGCACCTGCAGCCTCGCGCCGAAGACGATTACAAGGAGTTCTCCTGTGAGGCGCGTCACAAGGCTCTGCCCCCCGATGTACCGATGCGCGCCCAGGTGCAGCTCTCCGTACTCT ATCCGCCCGGCGCTCCGTTCTTTGAGGGCTACAGCCAGGGTGAGACCCTGCATCGCGGCCAAGAAGTTCAAATCGCCTGTCGTAGCCGCGGCGGCAATCCCCCGGCCCAATTGACTTGGTACCGAAATGGCGTGGCCATCAGTTCACCACAACGCACCTCGGGCCGTCTGTCGGAGAACGTTTACAAGttcaccgccgccgccgaggaCAATGGGGCCAATTTGGTGTGCGAGGCCAAAAATCTGCTGGCGACAACTCCCCTGCGCGCCGAACTCAATTTGACTGTCTTAT aTGCTCCCAAGGATGTTTATCTGAGCGGCGCCAATCAGGCCAAGGTCGGCGATTCCGTGCAACTGAGCTGCGTGACAGCGCCTTCGAATCCCCAGGCCCGGATTAGCTGGTCCATAAATGGCAGACCGCTGGACAATAGCACCTATAAGACGACCAGTAGCTCCGACGGTGGCTGGGTCAGTAGTTCCAACATCAGCTTGACCATCGATTCCCAGAGCAGGACTTTCATCGCCGTTTGCCACGCCCTCAACACGGAACTCACTCAGAATGTGGTGGGATCACACACCGTGAATGTGCTTT ATCCCCCTTCGCCACCCCTGTTGACGGGCTATAATGATGGTGATATCCTTATCTCGGGATCGATTTTGAAACTTCAGTGCAGTTCTGCTGGTGGCAATCCTCCACCGACATTGCAGTGGTACAAAAATGATAAGATCATTAATGCTCCCTCCAAACTGGTGGACAGTAAAATCACCTCCGAGCTGTCACTTTTGGTAAATGCCTCCGATAACAATGCCATCTATAAGTGCAAGGTTCAAAATGCAGCTATTGACATACCACTATTTGCCACCAAAACTTTGGGAGTTCATT TTCCTCCCGAAACGGTTAAGATCAGTGTGGTGCCCAAGAATCTAGTGCCTGGCATTCGAGCCAAGCTGATCTGTGACTCCAGCTCAAGTAATCCGCCGGCGAAGATTAGCTGGTGGAAGGATGGCATTCCCGTCGAGGGtcttaacttggccaacaggCCCGGTCTCTGGGGCGGTTCGGTGTCCACGCTTGAGATGTACGTTAACATAACCCAGGATCTGGATGGCATTGTCTACACCTGTCAGAGTCACAACGAGGTTCTGCAGCGCAGTGTTCACGAAACCATCAGCTTGGATATACTTT ATCCCCCCAAATTCGAGACGCCACAGAGCACCACCTTCGTGGGCGTTGAGGGAGCGCCGTTCCATGTGGAGCTGCTGGCCAGCGGAAACCCCATGGTAATTAGCTATACCTGGACCAAGGACGGCCTGCCCATTAGCAGCAATAGTCTGAGCGGGCAGCGTTTGATCTCCGACGGACCTCGTCTTAATATCAGTCGTCTGAGTCGCAATGATGCGGGTGTCTACATCTGCGAGGCGCTCAATAGCCAGGGCACCGCGCTGCTGGAGATCCAAGTGGCCGTGGAAT ATGCCCCCACAATTACGGCGGTTAGCGAGGGTCGCAGTTTTGTGGCCGGCGAACCGGCGGTCTTGGCCTGCCACATTCAGGCCCGCCCGCTAGAGGCCGCTCATGTGCGCTGGTCCCGCGACGGCTATGATTTGGCCACGCGCACCATATCGAGTTTTGAAAATGGCACCGCCCTGCTGCAGATCGCCAGTGTGGAGCGCAGTGATATTGGCAACTTCACCTGCATTGTGGACAACCAAAGAGGAGCTCCCGCGGCGCAAAACGTACTTCTGGTGGTGCAAA CTGCCCCTGAAATTGACCACTCACCCGGTTTCACCCGCTATGCTGCCCGTTTGGGAGTTCGTGCCCAGCTGATCTGCAGATCCCTGGCCTCGCCGCAGCCCAGTTTCATCTGGCGTCGTCATGGCAAGGATCTTAAGATGCAGCGGCGCAATAAATTCAAGAGTGTGGAACGCCAGGTAGATGCCCTGAACTTTGAGTCAGCTCTGCTGATCGAGAACACTTCGCCGGATGACTATGGTCAGTACGAGTGTGTGGTGCGAAATGCTCTGGGACAGGCGAGTACCACCCTGGAGTTTAGCAAGCCCTCCCGCCCAGATGCTCCACTGCAGCTGAGGGTGGGCAACGTGAGTGATACGGGTGTGGATCTGAACTGGACTCCCGGCTTCGATGGTGGCATGCAGACCTATTTCCGACTGCGGCTCAAACAGCATGGCGAGGATAAGTACAAGTACGTGGACGCCAAGCCTGGATATCAGAACATATCCCTTGATGGCCTGAAACCAGGAGCAACCTACTACTTCTCCGTGATGGCCGCCAATGAAGCGGGAGGCAGTAAATTCATGCCCGATATCAAGTTGACCCTCAGCAAGGGATCCCAACCCCATTCGGCGGAGTACACCGAAAAGGACGAACTGCCCAATGTGATGATCATTGGAATCACCTCAGCAGCTATGGTTCTGCTGGTTTTGAATGCTGCCCTAGTGGCCTGGTTCGTAATCCGCCGGCAGAACAAATCACAGAGTGAAGCGGAGCCGAGCAATGATGATGTGTACTCCAAGGATGACAGTCAGTCTGTCTACAAG CTGCCCATCACTGCTTTGCAGGCGGATGTTCAGAAGAAAGCAGCCGCCTCCACATATCTCGTGGAAAACGTGGACATTATCCAGTCGACGGCGTATCCGCCGAAATACCAGGAGAGCTCCATGTGCACCCCGCCCTATCCGCTCTGCAATCCGGACTTCACCCGGACCCTGCCGAATCCCAAGCGGCACAGTCAGCGGAACAGTGCCACGGGCATGATCGAGGGCATGCAGATGCGCTCCAAGGACGATCACATGCTGATCTCCAACGGACTGTACATACCATCACCGTCGCCCGCCTCCTCCCTGGTGATCAAGGGTAGCTACATATCCTCACCATCGCCAGCGCCGCCAGCAGATGGATCGTACTTCAATATGAGCGACAAATATATGTCCTATCCGCCGGTG ACTTACTAA
- the LOC6734575 gene encoding nephrin isoform X2 — protein sequence MQFWITLTFAVLLATTICHVMAAVTAPTPAAQVASPTVQKFHLTPHDLQILEGTDTLLRCEVSNRAGKVQWTKDGFALGFSAVIPGFPRYSVLVDAKQNAYNLQIKNATLEDDAEYQCQVGPAAGNPAIRANAKLSIVAAPSSIVIEGYARNARVEVEERQNLTLHCIAENANPAAEIVWFQGEVPVSTAPIVTVNQTAPKRFTTSSTLHLQPRAEDDYKEFSCEARHKALPPDVPMRAQVQLSVLYPPGAPFFEGYSQGETLHRGQEVQIACRSRGGNPPAQLTWYRNGVAISSPQRTSGRLSENVYKFTAAAEDNGANLVCEAKNLLATTPLRAELNLTVLYAPKDVYLSGANQAKVGDSVQLSCVTAPSNPQARISWSINGRPLDNSTYKTTSSSDGGWVSSSNISLTIDSQSRTFIAVCHALNTELTQNVVGSHTVNVLYPPSPPLLTGYNDGDILISGSILKLQCSSAGGNPPPTLQWYKNDKIINAPSKLVDSKITSELSLLVNASDNNAIYKCKVQNAAIDIPLFATKTLGVHFPPETVKISVVPKNLVPGIRAKLICDSSSSNPPAKISWWKDGIPVEGLNLANRPGLWGGSVSTLEMYVNITQDLDGIVYTCQSHNEVLQRSVHETISLDILYPPKFETPQSTTFVGVEGAPFHVELLASGNPMVISYTWTKDGLPISSNSLSGQRLISDGPRLNISRLSRNDAGVYICEALNSQGTALLEIQVAVEYAPTITAVSEGRSFVAGEPAVLACHIQARPLEAAHVRWSRDGYDLATRTISSFENGTALLQIASVERSDIGNFTCIVDNQRGAPAAQNVLLVVQTAPEIDHSPGFTRYAARLGVRAQLICRSLASPQPSFIWRRHGKDLKMQRRNKFKSVERQVDALNFESALLIENTSPDDYGQYECVVRNALGQASTTLEFSKPSRPDAPLQLRVGNVSDTGVDLNWTPGFDGGMQTYFRLRLKQHGEDKYKYVDAKPGYQNISLDGLKPGATYYFSVMAANEAGGSKFMPDIKLTLSKGSQPHSAEYTEKDELPNVMIIGITSAAMVLLVLNAALVAWFVIRRQNKSQSEAEPSNDDVYSKDDSQSVYKADVQKKAAASTYLVENVDIIQSTAYPPKYQESSMCTPPYPLCNPDFTRTLPNPKRHSQRNSATGMIEGMQMRSKDDHMLISNGLYIPSPSPASSLVIKGSYISSPSPAPPADGSYFNMSDKYMSYPPVTY from the exons ATGCAGTTTTGGATAACTCTGACATTTGCCGTGCTCTTGG CTACGACCATCTGCCACGTAATGGCCGCAGTTACTGCTCCAACTCCGGCTGCTCAGGTGGCATCCCCAACTGTGCAAAAGTTTCACCTGACGCCCCACGATCTGCAGATACTCGAGGGCACCGACACCCTCCTGCGCTGCGAAGTGTCCAATCGGGCGGGAAAAGTCCAGTGGACCAAGGATGGCTTTGCGCTGGGATTCTCGGCGGTAATTCCCGGATTCCCACGCTATTCTGTGCTGGTGGATGCCAAACAGAATGCCTACAATCTGCAGATCAAGAACGCCACGCTGGAGGATGATGCCGAATACCAGTGCCAGGTGGGTCCTGCTGCTGGAAATCCCGCCATTCGTGCCAATGCCAAGTTGAGCATAGTGGCTGCTCCAAGTAGCATCGTTATCGAGGGCTATGCCCGGAATGCCCgagtggaggtggaggagcgCCAGAATCTTACGCTGCACTGCATCGCCGAGAACGCCAATCCGGCGGCGGAGATTGTCTGGTTCCAGGGCGAAGTTCCAGTCTCTACGG CCCCCATCGTGACGGTGAATCAAACTGCCCCGAAGCGATTCACAACTAGCTCCACTTTGCACCTGCAGCCTCGCGCCGAAGACGATTACAAGGAGTTCTCCTGTGAGGCGCGTCACAAGGCTCTGCCCCCCGATGTACCGATGCGCGCCCAGGTGCAGCTCTCCGTACTCT ATCCGCCCGGCGCTCCGTTCTTTGAGGGCTACAGCCAGGGTGAGACCCTGCATCGCGGCCAAGAAGTTCAAATCGCCTGTCGTAGCCGCGGCGGCAATCCCCCGGCCCAATTGACTTGGTACCGAAATGGCGTGGCCATCAGTTCACCACAACGCACCTCGGGCCGTCTGTCGGAGAACGTTTACAAGttcaccgccgccgccgaggaCAATGGGGCCAATTTGGTGTGCGAGGCCAAAAATCTGCTGGCGACAACTCCCCTGCGCGCCGAACTCAATTTGACTGTCTTAT aTGCTCCCAAGGATGTTTATCTGAGCGGCGCCAATCAGGCCAAGGTCGGCGATTCCGTGCAACTGAGCTGCGTGACAGCGCCTTCGAATCCCCAGGCCCGGATTAGCTGGTCCATAAATGGCAGACCGCTGGACAATAGCACCTATAAGACGACCAGTAGCTCCGACGGTGGCTGGGTCAGTAGTTCCAACATCAGCTTGACCATCGATTCCCAGAGCAGGACTTTCATCGCCGTTTGCCACGCCCTCAACACGGAACTCACTCAGAATGTGGTGGGATCACACACCGTGAATGTGCTTT ATCCCCCTTCGCCACCCCTGTTGACGGGCTATAATGATGGTGATATCCTTATCTCGGGATCGATTTTGAAACTTCAGTGCAGTTCTGCTGGTGGCAATCCTCCACCGACATTGCAGTGGTACAAAAATGATAAGATCATTAATGCTCCCTCCAAACTGGTGGACAGTAAAATCACCTCCGAGCTGTCACTTTTGGTAAATGCCTCCGATAACAATGCCATCTATAAGTGCAAGGTTCAAAATGCAGCTATTGACATACCACTATTTGCCACCAAAACTTTGGGAGTTCATT TTCCTCCCGAAACGGTTAAGATCAGTGTGGTGCCCAAGAATCTAGTGCCTGGCATTCGAGCCAAGCTGATCTGTGACTCCAGCTCAAGTAATCCGCCGGCGAAGATTAGCTGGTGGAAGGATGGCATTCCCGTCGAGGGtcttaacttggccaacaggCCCGGTCTCTGGGGCGGTTCGGTGTCCACGCTTGAGATGTACGTTAACATAACCCAGGATCTGGATGGCATTGTCTACACCTGTCAGAGTCACAACGAGGTTCTGCAGCGCAGTGTTCACGAAACCATCAGCTTGGATATACTTT ATCCCCCCAAATTCGAGACGCCACAGAGCACCACCTTCGTGGGCGTTGAGGGAGCGCCGTTCCATGTGGAGCTGCTGGCCAGCGGAAACCCCATGGTAATTAGCTATACCTGGACCAAGGACGGCCTGCCCATTAGCAGCAATAGTCTGAGCGGGCAGCGTTTGATCTCCGACGGACCTCGTCTTAATATCAGTCGTCTGAGTCGCAATGATGCGGGTGTCTACATCTGCGAGGCGCTCAATAGCCAGGGCACCGCGCTGCTGGAGATCCAAGTGGCCGTGGAAT ATGCCCCCACAATTACGGCGGTTAGCGAGGGTCGCAGTTTTGTGGCCGGCGAACCGGCGGTCTTGGCCTGCCACATTCAGGCCCGCCCGCTAGAGGCCGCTCATGTGCGCTGGTCCCGCGACGGCTATGATTTGGCCACGCGCACCATATCGAGTTTTGAAAATGGCACCGCCCTGCTGCAGATCGCCAGTGTGGAGCGCAGTGATATTGGCAACTTCACCTGCATTGTGGACAACCAAAGAGGAGCTCCCGCGGCGCAAAACGTACTTCTGGTGGTGCAAA CTGCCCCTGAAATTGACCACTCACCCGGTTTCACCCGCTATGCTGCCCGTTTGGGAGTTCGTGCCCAGCTGATCTGCAGATCCCTGGCCTCGCCGCAGCCCAGTTTCATCTGGCGTCGTCATGGCAAGGATCTTAAGATGCAGCGGCGCAATAAATTCAAGAGTGTGGAACGCCAGGTAGATGCCCTGAACTTTGAGTCAGCTCTGCTGATCGAGAACACTTCGCCGGATGACTATGGTCAGTACGAGTGTGTGGTGCGAAATGCTCTGGGACAGGCGAGTACCACCCTGGAGTTTAGCAAGCCCTCCCGCCCAGATGCTCCACTGCAGCTGAGGGTGGGCAACGTGAGTGATACGGGTGTGGATCTGAACTGGACTCCCGGCTTCGATGGTGGCATGCAGACCTATTTCCGACTGCGGCTCAAACAGCATGGCGAGGATAAGTACAAGTACGTGGACGCCAAGCCTGGATATCAGAACATATCCCTTGATGGCCTGAAACCAGGAGCAACCTACTACTTCTCCGTGATGGCCGCCAATGAAGCGGGAGGCAGTAAATTCATGCCCGATATCAAGTTGACCCTCAGCAAGGGATCCCAACCCCATTCGGCGGAGTACACCGAAAAGGACGAACTGCCCAATGTGATGATCATTGGAATCACCTCAGCAGCTATGGTTCTGCTGGTTTTGAATGCTGCCCTAGTGGCCTGGTTCGTAATCCGCCGGCAGAACAAATCACAGAGTGAAGCGGAGCCGAGCAATGATGATGTGTACTCCAAGGATGACAGTCAGTCTGTCTACAAG GCGGATGTTCAGAAGAAAGCAGCCGCCTCCACATATCTCGTGGAAAACGTGGACATTATCCAGTCGACGGCGTATCCGCCGAAATACCAGGAGAGCTCCATGTGCACCCCGCCCTATCCGCTCTGCAATCCGGACTTCACCCGGACCCTGCCGAATCCCAAGCGGCACAGTCAGCGGAACAGTGCCACGGGCATGATCGAGGGCATGCAGATGCGCTCCAAGGACGATCACATGCTGATCTCCAACGGACTGTACATACCATCACCGTCGCCCGCCTCCTCCCTGGTGATCAAGGGTAGCTACATATCCTCACCATCGCCAGCGCCGCCAGCAGATGGATCGTACTTCAATATGAGCGACAAATATATGTCCTATCCGCCGGTG ACTTACTAA